A part of Ooceraea biroi isolate clonal line C1 chromosome 10, Obir_v5.4, whole genome shotgun sequence genomic DNA contains:
- the LOC105288103 gene encoding protein PRRC2C isoform X2 produces the protein MSTLSGIVSKGEKGKSKFQSLDINSLYRVSRGESLEPHQQKNTLPRKHGMQSLGKVPSARRPPANLPSLKSETSNSDPAVSLVPSGGSGWATTKDSTSSTTTTTTVATSLDNTTTVSSTAQCAAGTTVSTSLHSLLPGQQNAAQPPFLDQTNNKSSWSAIMSRSGDGTPIVVAVVGYAGLVGGAKGGRGALGLSFLAHQSPQFQHEFPSLSGQPSASVSTQSQTQQSSTTPNAISVAVQHHSLLQQQPYSHNHSGGTPGAQQQSNRELNAQYGPGPSLRPQTEGSWMQGGSRTAGGAAPATPVGPGSGNTPGGQGLPLNMPASGGHTQEGPGGGRQNLGQSPNMGAGPGGQHNSVNNQGSAPASGTHQIGPNLHHYRGLIPPFMYRSNFTGGFPPQFSSNPGSNNPRPRFNYPMDRFPPPQRERVAEEEILTRPIIKEEDLTRMDDISRDAGWAAHDDIDYNQKLAFSDDETESEPSKNDEKKDAKEKKSDDNAVEEKEKSRDNRDARDNRDSKELREPPHRSWTQPSMNRDYRGSNGASGGSYSTQSQLHSVHSLRGVEDDETWNERRRIKVEVASVVERARQRKEEEEKRFQESTKQAAAKKLQDLEQKLKEKQAKHKDEERVQSGESKSLITVPPVSLPIPEWEREKENRERENRERERERERPRTSSEGKDEKLVSGRDARDNLRDGRDQGLTDFRQSDRQNFLRQQDAARGERERDRDRDQRDSRDREQPAFSRHFQNNLPPRFQKQQAERSGANFNRISPNAERPSSQSVPFSQQYDPGRWLHNYNSLNSGMKQSMPPQRRSRTDSDASAPLDDERPPSRDHRGAAPPSRDDRYRHSSHRSYDGRKPGYYDEYNRNFRDYEYDDRHPRDSWERDRHFDDKERDPKENLDSRDSRDIRDNRDIRDNRDARDVKDSRPTSRDARDVRDRDGKEKKDYDNYQKDSFDEREREQRERPESSEWREERNVGQDRQLEGRRDAPKEERSERPQRPDSRDSRASRESKTSLRDDDLHKLRDCNSWVSEVSDYEEKKRDLLYHEETRERERDRDRRQPPGPVTKEKIEADELKNEKRSLTQLKRGSSELQEKKDQPKESSTEAKKDMDVWNRKAERASESRQIERGDNSPKAWADAISPTFEKEEEKMAEAAKDGKESDEIKQGLLDKPVLEKKEEASAEDAKEQIKDEKREKNTRNRTSSGSSARVRETRGGRQWGGGTFSVYTRGWRGPESRGRRGGPRSTGKSGMSVKSGSYGHTDSENSADEVSGSTESGKEDKRSARSPKPSQKIEKEDRNREAARRDDKRGTEYPQARSEKRTYDGKPSHEAFAPSGEPSRRGRGGFRIRNTTTGSRMEGYGPPSSKSPFSSERNVDEKHQPSTGRQNPSTPTLEKEASLLQSTSVESADDKIIAKQQALTAGITGRRNKSPSQQTQQPGNKQETNHASQVANVPSQKSQMRKDESRSKRTRSGSRRGRDNREARSRGSSGNVSKQPQSDVGNEDWETTSENSEEHIEDHKDPRNSRNKHFTGRSNQAASQNAIGANVHSRRNEQSAIAREQREKNPKSSNPASRAPGAEKRNLQNAGFSAQKNHADGIPPLMQNAQIQNGGRSRSQSSTNSGAVSNKSSNKDSMVNRIDEIKLTDPNLVNQALNDLNKKSQTKEKKLIDSEVEANNCSEDATNPAEDKVDADGFQEVRSKKNVKESRHNQKEETKPVKRDKEKERERDRDRDRERDRSKSKSNGSQQVLQQVQNIPPLLGQNIPQPANIPQKQYDNRNSRNPRLAPRFQRLVKQQQQQMCTTDANEMNKLNSSGSNYAKDSSNSPAPPPAVNAWDKPFTSQLRSNSPSAVPTDIQLMSGLTAQNDHSHEGNEATSGHSSQRNSPSGEKTGKNLKESLTEKNVSDVSSPPVQTLIFENTNYSKTTKTSGPADLAVKSKFSNHIKTQQRAEKRTDLEEEGSQVQQHQQQALSVAFSNKPNDLIKDKNQEPIQMPLSFNKNEDNADMKLDFTFDSDLTQLTEDKNKSLGMTRSMHMASGQSTISPSTAELNLKIASVKKVWENAPPMPTVVEHEDGNVVSSATSFPQAFESGDVDDSYGPHQQYNQNNMKSEITTSTNVCKLVPPQVKPQQQSSGSGGTQPGSTVPGPSPIGAGQSPIGHPPVSLQGPLSPPPFNSTGQPSHINYQEFPQYPGSQAAQYGGMSAIPSPPAVLFNTGSGQLPAQAGGLYGAFQLDQSRSPFTQYPPYAPSLQSSFSQQNMYLQQPPPPPPHAPNAPTPEMYQSNLSQYRITAAAAPPFGQNQQLSNNPNTVLISSSSNSLMSASVKPSSQPIGAIGTKAPHFQTPSAPQPNQLTYIPYDPNQVLGVSGSYMGNSQLVQRPGPNVQASANSYYSATSADVFPGSQTGFYQSGGATQQTGTHYGLQGFGQHSQSLATGSATPVGLQNYGPSFLSSSGLQIAAAAQQYRNPTGGLPGPGNAAPTFLNKHQPQEQPRQLKSPSGNQQDVLASVFSSTPQIPSPKSRNCKQQSSSQQPQPSPTQHHKYQQYQGVSQSALVSSYSNYVLQQNVRGMGMPPRAGIQPSQQRYPPPIQRPVVPFAPGPNPNNPTQQQPTCMPTQQQQQAQINRHRPNLHQQQQQQQQQRNMKMQQQYYSSQANVKMDSSDKADNHNDKMNDGPSGTQPGGNKSNVSQQDSDNNKEEVNQQNE, from the exons ACCGTCTCCTCAACAGCACAATGCGCAGCAGGGACCACTGTTTCAACATCCCTACATTCTTTATTACCGGGACAGCAAAATGCAGCGCAACCTCCTTTTTTGGATCAAACAAACAACAAATCATCATGGAGCGCAATTATGAGCAGATCAGGAGAcg GTACGCCCATTGTGGTAGCAGTGGTTGGTTACGCGGGGCTCGTGGGGGGCGCGAAAGGGGGAAGAGGTGCCCTTGGACTGAGTTTCCTCGCCCACCAGTCCCCGCAGTTCCAACACGAGTTTCCCAGTCTGAGCGGACAGCCATCCGCCTCCGTCTCCACTCAGAGCCAGACTCAACAATCCTCAACAACACCCAATGCAATCTCAGTCGCAGTCCAACATCACTCGTTACTACAGCAACAACCGTATTCCCACAACCACTCAG GCGGAACGCCGGGCGCTCAACAACAGTCGAATCGAGAGTTAAATGCGCAATATGGTCCAGGGCCAAGTCTACGTCCACAAA CCGAAGGAAGCTGGATGCAAGGCGGAAGTCGTACGGCAGGTGGTGCAGCGCCGGCAACACCAGTTGGTCCCGGAAGTGGGAATACTCCGGGGGGCCAGGGCCTCCCTTTGAATATGCCTGCTTCAGGAGGACATACCCAGGAGGGTCCCGGTGGAGGGCGGCAGAACTTGGGCCAGTCGCCAAACATGGGCGCGGGCCCGGGAGGCCAGCATAATTCCGTGAACAATCAAGGTTCTGCGCCTGCTTCCGGCACGCATCAGATTGGGCCAAATCTACATCACTACCGGGGACTTATCCCGCCGTTT atGTATAGATCAAATTTCACTGGTGGATTTCCTCCGCAATTTTCATCAAATCCTGGATCCAACAACCCCCGCCCCAGATTTAACTATCCCATGGATCGATTCCCGCCTCCTCAACGCGAACGCGTAGCTGAGGAGGAAATACTGACTAGACCCATCATTAAGGAAGAAGATCTTACCCGTATGGATGATATTTCACGTGACGCAGGATGGGCCGCGCACGATGATATTGATTATAATCAGAAATTGGCCTTCAGCGATGATGAAACCGAGTCTGAACCATCGAAAAATGACGAGAAGAAAGATGCcaaggagaaaaagagcgacGATAATGCCgtggaagagaaggagaaatcCCGCGATAACCGTGACGCTCGAGACAATCGGGATTCGAAGGAACTCCGAGAGCCACCGCATCGTTCTTGGACTCAGCCCTCTATGAATCGCGATTATCGTGGATCGAATGGTGCCAGCGGCGGTAGTTATTCCACGCAATCGCAACTGCACTCCGTACATTCTCTAAGAG GCGTTGAGGATGACGAGACATGGAACGAGAGACGTAGAATAAAAGTTGAGGTCGCGTCTGTcgtcgagcgcgcgcggcagcgtaaggaggaggaggaaaagcGATTCCAAGAATCAACGAAGCAAGCAGCAGCTAAGAAATTACAGGACCTGGAACAGAAACTCAAGGAAAAGCAAGCGAAGCACAAGGATGAGGAACGTGTGCAGTCTGGCGAGTCGAAGAGCCTGATCACCGTTCCACCTGTGTCTCTTCCAATACCGGAGTGGGAAAGGGAGAAGGAGAATAGGGAGCGAGAGAACAGAGAACGAGAGCGTGAGCGTGAACGACCTCGTACCTCGTCCGAAGGAAAAGACGAGAAGCTCGTTTCGGGACGTGACGCTCGCGATAACCTGAGAGATGGCAGAGATCAGGGATTGACGGACTTTCGTCAGAGTGATCGACAAAACTTCCTGCGGCAACAGGACGCAGCGCGCGGCGAGCGCGAGAgggatcgcgatcgcgaccaGAGGGACTCGCGGGACCGCGAGCAACCGGCATTCTCCCGACACTTTCAGAACAATCTGCCGCCGAGGTTTCAGAAGCAGCAGGCGGAGAGGAGCGGCGCAAATTTTAACCGGATTTCACCCAATGCCGAACGACCCAGTTCCCAGTCCGTTCCGTTTTCGCAACAATACGATCCCGGTAGATGGCTTCACAATTACAACTCGTTGA ATAGTGGTATGAAACAGTCCATGCCACCGCAACGCCGGAGCAGAACCGACTCGGACGCATCGGCGCCGCTGGACGACGAGCGACCGCCATCTCGGGATCATCGCGGTGCCGCACCGCCTTCACGGGACGACCGCTACCGACATTCCTCGCATCGGTCCTACGATGGCCGCAAGCCGGGTTATTACGACGAGTATAATCGCAATTTCAGAGATTACGAGTACGATGATAGACATCCTCGTGACTCTTGGGAGCGCGACAGACACTTCGATGATAAGGAGCGGGATCCGAAAGAGAATCTCGATTCGAGAGACAGCCGTGACATCCGCGACAATCGGGACATTCGGGATAACCGAGACGCTCGCGATGTCAAAGATTCCCGTCCTACCAGCCGCGACGCTCGAGACGTGCGCGACCGAGATGGCAAGGAGAAGAAGGACTACGACAATTACCAGAAG GATTCTTTCGACGAGCGAGAACGCGAGCAGAGGGAGCGTCCCGAAAGCTCAGAGTGGCGCGAGGAACGTAACGTGGGGCAAGACAGACAGCTTGAGGGCCGCCGTGATGCGCCGAAGGAGGAACGTAGTGAACGTCCGCAGAGACCGGACTCGCGCGACAGTCGCGCCTCCAGAGAATCGAAGACGTCTCTACGCGACGATGATTTGCACAAGTTACGCGATTGCAACTCCTGGGTGAGTGAAGTGTCGGATTACGAAGAGAAGAAACGAGATTTGTTGTACCACGAGGAGACTagggagagggaaagagatcGAGATAGAAGACAACCACCCGGACCTGTCACGAAGGAAAAGATCGAGGCGGATGAGCTGAAGAACGAGAAGCGCAGCTTGACTCAGCTAAAGAGAGGCAGTTCCGAGCTTCAGGAGAAGAAAGATCAACCGAAGGAAAGTTCCACGGAGGCTAAGAAGGACATGGACGTGTGGAACAGAAAAGCGGAACGCGCCTCAGAAAGCAGGCAGATCGAGAGAGGAGATAACTCGCCGAAGGCCTGGGCTGATGCAATATCGCCGACTTTtgaaaaggaagaggagaagatgGCGGAAGCGGCCAAAGACGGCAAAGAAAGCGACGAGATTAAACAGGGCTTGTTAGATAAGCCAGTGCtggagaaaaaagaggaagcgAGCGCCGAGGACGCCAAGGAGCAGATCAAGGACGAGAAGCGAGAGAAGAATACGCGCAATAGAACGAGCAGCGGTTCCAGCGCTCGAGTTCGCGAAACCCGCGGTGGACGCCAGTGGGGTGGTGGAACCTTCAGCGTGTACACTCGCGGCTGGCGTGGTCCGGAAtcacgaggacgacgaggtGGTCCACGATCCACCGGCAAGTCCGGAATGTCCGTTAAAAGCGGCTCCTACGGACACACTGATTCCGAGAATAGCGCGGACGAAGTTTCGGGCTCGACGGAGTCTGGCAAGGAGGACAAGCGCTCGGCGCGCTCGCCCAAACCGTCCCAGAAAATTGAGAAAGAGGACCGCAATCGTGAAGCAGCCAGACGAGACGACAAGCGGGGCACCGAGTACCCGCAGGCGCGCAGCGAGAAGAGAACGTACGACGGGAAGCCCAGTCACGAAGCTTTCGCGCCGTCCGGCGAGCCGTCCCGCCGTGGCAGAGGTGGTTTCCGTATTCGAAATACGACTACAGGCAGTCGCATGGAAGGCTACGGGCCGCCGTCCAGCAAGAGTCCGTTCTCGTCGGAACGTAACGTGGACGAGAAGCATCAACCAAGTACCGGACGACAAAACCCATCAACGCCGACTTTGGAGAAAGAGGCGAGCCTCTTGCAGTCCACTTCGGTCGAGTCCGCCGACGACAAGATAATCGCGAAGCAACAGGCGCTCACCGCGGGTATCACGGGTAGACGTAACAAGTCCCCGAGCCAACAGACTCAGCAACCCGGCAACAAACAAGAGACCAATCACGCGAGCCAGGTCGCCAACGTTCCGTCTCAGAAGTCGCAGATGCGAAAGGACGAGTCGCGTTCCAAGAGAACTCGTAGCGGGAGCAGAaga GGAAGAGATAACCGAGAAGCTCGTTCGCGTGGTAGCAGCGGCAATGTGTCGAAGCAGCCGCAATCGGATGTGGGTAATGAGGATTGGGAAACTACGTCGGAAAACAGCGAGGAACACATAGAAGATCACAAGGATCCTCGTAACAGTCGCAACAAGCACTTCACTGGACGATCTAATCAAGCCGCGAGTCAAAATGCTATCGGCGCGAACGTGCATTCCCGTAGAAACGAGCAGTCGGCGATTGCCAGAGAGCAACGCGAGAAAAACCCAAAGTCTTCCAATCCGGCGTCGCGAGCCCCCGGGGCAGAGAAGCGGAATTTGCAGAACGCTGGATTTAGCGCGCAAAAGAATCACGCTGACGGCATACCGCCTCTGATGCAAAACGCGCAGATACAAAACGGAGGACGGTCCAGGAGCCAGAGTTCGACGAACAGCGGTGCGGTCTCGAACAAATCGAGCAACAAGGACAGCATGGTGAATCGTATCGACGAGATCAAGCTGACCGATCCGAACCTCGTGAACCAAGCGCTGAATGACCTAAACAAGAAATCGCaaacgaaagagaagaagTTGATCGACTCGGAGGTTGAAGCGAACAACTGCTCCGAGGACGCCACGAATCCCGCGGAGGATAAGGTGGACGCCGATGGCTTTCAGGAGGTGCGCTCGAAGAAGAACGTAAAGGAATCCCGACACAATCAGAAGGAGGAGACGAAACCTGTCAAACGGGACAAGGAGAAGGAGCGTgaacgcgatcgcgatcgcgatcgtgagCGCGATCGTTCCAAGTCGAAATCGAATGGGTCACAGCAGGTGCTGCAACAGGTGCAGAATATACCGCCGCTGTTGGGCCAGAATATCCCGCAACCGGCGAACATACCGCAGAAACAATACGATAACCGAAACTCCCGGAATCCGAGGCTCGCGCCGCGATTTCAGCGTCTGGTgaagcaacagcagcagcagatgTGCACCACCGACGCGAACGAAATGAACAAGCTGAACAGTTCCGGCAGCAATTACGCCAAGGACTCGTCCAACAGTCCCGCGCCTCCGCCAGCGGTGAACGCCTGGGACAAGCCTTTCACTAGCCAATTGCGCTCGAATTCTCCGTCCGCAGTTCCTACAGATATTCAGCTGATGTCCGGCCTGACGGCTCAGAACGATCACAGCCATGAGGGTAACGAGGCGACCTCGGGGCACAGCAGCCAACGGAATTCTCCCAGCGGCGAGAAGACTGGGAAGAACCTGAAGGAATCTCTCACGGAGAAGAACGTATCCGACGTGTCCTCTCCTCCCGTGCAGACTCTGATCTTCGAGAACACTAATTACTCCAAGACCACCAAGACGAGCGGACCGGCGGATCTGGCGGTGAAGTCCAAGTTCTCGAATCACATCAAGACGCAGCAGCGCGCGGAGAAACGCACTGATCTCGAGGAGGAAGGCAGTCAAGTGCAGCAGCACCAGCAACAGGCGCTCTCGGTCGCGTTCTCCAACAAGCCGAACGACCTCATTAAGGATAAGAATCAAGAACCTATCCAGATGCCTCTGTCGTTCAACAAGAACGAGGACAACGCCGACATGAAGTTGGACTTCACGTTCGACTCCGATCTTACACAGCTGACGGAGGACAAGAACAAGAGTTTAGGCATGACGCGTTCCATGCACATGGCTAGCGGCCAAAGCACGATATCGCCGTCGACCGCGGAGCTGAATCTGAAGATAGCGTCCGTGAAGAAGGTCTGGGAAAACGCACCCCCGATGCCGACCGTGGTCGAGCACGAGGATGGCAACGTGGTCAGCAGTGCAACCAGCTTCCCGCAGGCGTTCGAGAGCGGCGATGTCGATGACAGTTACGGCCCTCACCAGCAATACAATCAGAACAATATGAAAAGTGAAATCACTACGTCCACAAACGTGTGCAAG CTGGTTCCCCCGCAGGTGAAGCCGCAGCAACAATCTTCAGGAAGCGGTGGTACGCAACCTGGTTCCACTGTGCCCGGGCCAAGTCCCATCGGAGCTGGTCAGAGTCCTATCGGCCATCCTCCTGTTAGTCTTCAGGGTCCCTTAAGCCCACCTCCGTTCAATTCCACAGGCCAACCTTCACATATTAACTACCAG GAATTCCCGCAGTATCCTGGTTCACAAGCGGCACAGTATGGTGGCATGTCCGCCATACCGTCGCCACCGGCAGTGTTGTTCAACACGGGCTCGGGACAATTGCCTGCCCAAGCGGGCGGTTTATACGGAGCGTTCCAACTGGATCAAAGCCGATCGCCGTTCACGCAGTATCCGCCGTACGCCCCGTCTCTCCAGAGCTCGTTCAGCCAACAAAACATGTACTTGCAGCAACCGCCTCCGCCGCCACCTCACGCGCCGAACGCTCCGACGCCAGAGATGTATCAGAGCAATTTATCCCAATACCGCATT ACTGCGGCAGCTGCTCCACCATTCGGACAGAACCAACAGCTGAGTAACAATCCCAATACGGTACTGATTAGTTCATCGTCGAATTCCTTGATGTCAGCAAGCGTGAAACCGTCATCCCAACCGATTGGAGCTATCGGAACCAAAGCTCCACATTTCCAGACGCCATCTGCTCCTCAACCCAATCAG TTGACTTATATACCGTATGATCCGAACCAAGTACTCGGCGTGAGTGGTAGTTATATGGGAAATTCGCAATTAGTGCAGAGACCTGGTCCAAATGTTCAAGCATCTGCCAATAGTTATTACAGCGCTACGTCTGCAG ATGTATTTCCGGGATCACAAACGGGTTTCTATCAGTCCGGCGGTGCCACTCAACAGACTGGAACCCATTACGGTCTGCAGGGATTTGGCCAGCACAGTCAAAGTCTGGCAACGGGTAGCGCGACCCCCGTCGGTCTGCAGAATTATGGCCCCAGCTTTTTGTCCAGCTCGGGATTGCAAATAGCAGCGGCTGCTCAACAATATCGCAATCCCACTGGTGGCTTACCGGGCCCGGGGAACGCAGCCCCCACGTTTCTCAACAAACACCAACCGCAGGAACAACCCAGACAATTGAAGAGCCCATCGGGAAATCAGCAGGACGTGCTTGCATCAGTTTTCAGCTCCA CTCCTCAAATACCGTCACCTAAATCGAGAAATTGCAAGCAGCAATCATCGTCGCAACAACCGCAGCCTAGCCCAACGCAGCATCACAAGTATCAACAATATCAGGGCGTTAGTCAGTCTGCTCTGGTAAGCAGCTACAGTAACTAC GTTTTacagcaaaatgtccgcggaATGGGCATGCCGCCACGTGCGGGTATTCAGCCGTCGCAGCAGCGTTACCCACCTCCGATACAGCGACCCGTAGTACCATTCGCGCCAGGTCCCAACCCGAACAATCCCACGCAACAGCAGCCTACGTGTATGCCGacgcagcagcaacagcaggcCCAGATTAATCGCCACCGACCGAATTTAcaccagcagcagcaacagcagcagcagcaacgcaACATGAAGATGCAACAGCAATATTACTCGTCGCAAG CAAACGTTAAAATGGATTCAAGCGACAAAGCCGATAACCACAATGACAAGATGAACGATGGCCCATCTGGAACGCAGCCCGGAGGTAACAAGTCCAATGTGAGCCAGCAAGACAGTGATAACAATAAGGAAGAAGTGAATCAGCAAAACGAGTGA